The genomic interval TTCACCGTTGAGGTTGAGCGCTCCCTTCGCGTTCTCGACGGCGCAGTTGCAGTGTTCGACGGTAAAGAGGGCGTTGAGCCTCAGTCCGAGCAGGTGTGGCGTCAGGCTGCTAAGTATGACGTTCCTCGTATCTGCTTTGTGAACAAGATGGACAAGCTCGGTGCAGACTTCTACTTCACCGTTCAGACCATCATCGATCGCCTCGGTGCTAAGCCATTGGTCATGCAGCTGCCTATCGGCGCTGAAGATGACTTCGATGGCGTTGTTGACCTTCTTGAGATGAAGGCCATCACGTGGCGCGGCAAGGTCGAGACCGGTGCTGAGCCGGTTATCGAGGAGATCCCAGCTGACTTGGCTGACAAGGCTGCTGAATACCGCGAGAAGCTCGTTGAGACCGTTGCTGAGTCCGACGAAGCTCTTATGGAGAAGTACTTCGGTGGCGAGGAACTCACCATCGAAGAGCTCAAGGCCGGTATCCGTAAGCTGACCGTTAACTCTGAGATCTACCCAGTTCTTTGTGGTACCGCTTACCGCAACAAGGGTGTTCAGCCACTGCTCGACGCTGTTATCGATTACCTCCCGACTCCATTGGACATCGGAGAGGTTCACGGACACAAGGTTGGCGACGAGTCTGTGGACTTGGTGCGTAAGCCTTCCGTTGACGAGCCTTTCTCGGCTCTTGCATTCAAGATCGCAGCTCACCCATTCTTTGGTAAGCTCACCTTCGTTCGCGTTTACTCCGGTATTGTTGAGCCTGGTGCTCAGGTTGCCAACTCCACCAAGGGTAAGAACGAGCGCATTGGTAAGCTGTTCCAGATGCACGCCAACAAGGAAAACCCTGTTGACGAGGCACGCGCTGGTAACATCTACGCGTTCATCGGCCTGAAGGACACCACCACTGGTGATACCCTCTGCGATAAGAACGACCAGATCATCCTTGAGTCCATGGACTTCCCGGACCCAGTGATCAAGGTTTCCATCGAGCCAAAGACTAAGTCTGACCAGGAGAAGCTTGGTACCGCTATTCAGAAGCTTTCTGAAGAGGACCCAACCTTCACCGTTGAGCTCGACGAAGAGTCCGGCCAGACCGTTATCGGCGGCATGGGCGAGCTCCACCTCGACGTTCTTGTTGACCGCATGAAGCGCGAATTCAAGGTCGAAGCTAACGTTGGTAACCCGCAGGTTGCATACCGCGAGACCATCCGTAAGACCGTCGAGAAGCTTGAGTACACCCACAAGAAGCAGACTGGTGGTTCCGGTCAGTTCGCTAAGGTCATCATCGGCATCGAGCCTTACGCTCCTGAGGTGGAGACCTTGGAAGAGGGCGAGTCCGCAATCTACAAGTTCGAGAACGCCGTTACCGGTGGCCGCATCCCGAAGGAATACATCCCTTCCGTGGACGCAGGTATCCAGGATGCAATGCAGTACGGTTACCTCGCTGGCTTCCCGCTGGTCAACATCAAGGCAACGCTTATCGACGGCGCATACCACGAGGTTGACTCCTCTGAAATGGCCTTCAAGCTTGCTGGTTCTCAGGCTCTTAAAGAGGCTGTTGCAAAGGCAAAGCCCGTTCTTCTCGAGCCTTTGATGGCTGTTGAGGTTATTACTCCTGAGGAGTACATGGGCGACGTTATCGGCGACATCAACTCTCGCCGTGGCCAGGTCTCCGCAATGGATGACCGTGCTGGTGCCAAGGTCGTCAAGGCAAAGGTTCCACTGTCCGAGATGTTCGGTTACGTTGGTGACCTGCGCTCTCGCACCCAGGGCCGCGCTAACTACACCATGATCTTCGATTCCTACGCAGAGGTTCCGACCAACGTAGCAACCGAGATCGTTGCTGAGCGCAACGGCACTGCCTAAGCGTTAAGCCCTCTCGTACTATGTCCTTTTCCCTCCTGTGCTGGTGGGGAAAGGGGCGGTACGAAAGGGGTAGCGGCTCGTTGAGTATTTCCACCTGCGGAATGCTGAGCCGGCCGTTACCCTGTAAGATCCATCTGGATCCTTCGGTGGTTTGATAAAAACACCGTGTGACCCTAGGATCATGTAACTGGCACATTAGTAAATAGCTGTACTGCCAGACTGCCGAATTAGCGGTCAGAATGTACAGCAACTGTCAACTCGTGGCTGCGAAATCGTAGCCACCACGAAGTCCAGGAGGACACACAGTGGCAAAGGCTAAGTTCGAGCGTACTAAGCCGCACGTTAACATCGGTACCATCGGTCACGTCGATCACGGCAAGACCACCACTACCGCTGCTATCACCAAGGTTCTGGCTGACGCATACCCGGATCTCAACGAGGCTTTCGCCTTCGACGCCATTGATAAGGCACCGGAGGAGAAAGAGCGTGGCATCACGATCAACATCTCCCACGTTGAGTACCAGACCGAGAAGCGCCACTACGCACACGTGGATGCTCCGGGTCACGCCGACTACATCAAGAACATGATCACCGGCGCTGCTCAGATGGACGGCGCAATCCTCGTGGTTGCTGCTACCGACGGCCCAATGCCTCAGACCCGTGAGCACGTTCTGCTCGCTCGCCAGGTTGGCGTTCCTTACATCCTTGTTGCTCTTAACAAGTGCGACATGGTTGACGATGAGGAAATCATCGAGCTCGTCGAGATGGAGATCCGTGAGCTGCTCGCAGAGCAGGATTACGATGAAGAGGCTCCAATCATCCACATCTCCGCTCTGAAGGCTCTCGAGGGCGACGAGGAGTGGACCAAGTCCATCCTCGAGCTCATGCAGGCTTGCGACGATTCCATCCCGGATCCAGAGCGCGAGACCGACAAGCCATTCCTCATGCCTATCGAGGACATCTTCACCATCACCGGTCGTGGCACCGTTGTTACCGGCCGTGTTGAGCGTGGCCAGCTGAACGTCAACGAAGACGTTGAGATCATCGGTATCAAGGAAAAGTCCACCCAGACCACCGTTACCGGTATCGAGATGTTCCGTAAGCTTCTCGACTACACCGAGGCTGGCGACAACTGTGGTCTCCTCCTCCGTGGTATCAAGCGCGAAGACGTCGAGCGCGGTCAGGTTGTTGTTAAGCCAGGCGCTTACACTCCTCACACCGAGTTCGAGGGCTCTGTCTACGTCCTTTCCAAGGACGAGGGCGGCCGCCACACCCCGTTCTTCGACAACTACCGTCCTCAGTTCTACTTCCGCACCACCGACGTTACCGGTGTTGTGAAGCTTCCTGAGGGCACCGAGATGGTTATGCCTGGCGACAACGTCGACATGTCCGTCACCCTGATCCAGCCTGTCGCTATGGACGAGGGCCTGCGCTTCGCTATCCGCGAGGGCTCCCGCACCGTTGGCGCTGGCCGCGTCACCAAGATCATCAAGTAATGATCTTTTAGCAGTTCGCTGCTAGGCTTGTAAAAATCCGCTCTGGTTTAAGTACCAGGGCGGATTTTTTATGTCGTGGGATAAAATCAGAACCCATGATCGATCGCTCCCGCATGGATAGAATGCTTGATGCCGTCCGAGAAGTGTGGGAAGGCCAGCCAGATCTGGATTTTGCTGCGCTCATGGGCATGCTGAGTACACACGGACTCACGTGGGGAATTTCCGATGATGATGCCCAGGACATATGCATGACGATTGCTACTACTTATCCAGGGACACTTTCTAAAGTCACCGGACAGTACAGCGTGTTACTTGCTAACAACACCACTGCAGTACTTACCCCGGAGCGTATTGCACTGCTGCGCGGTTGGCAGCAGCCTATCTGGTGGTGCTACACGTCTCTCGTGCAAGCACAGGTTGGTTCGCCCCTCATCGTGGCCGACCGGGAAGGCATCGAACATCGCCTGGACGCGATTCGTCGTATTGAAAAGACGATGCTAGTGGACGACACAGATACACGCGTGATTGAGCTTGCCGACGCCTCCGTGGTCCTTCAAAGAGGCCATCAAGCGCGTCATTTTGTGCGTAGGCGTCGTGAGGTGGAGACCAATGAATATTGGGTCCCGCAGGCGTGGTTGCCTGAAAAGGAAAAACCGCTAAAGCTACTCACCAAGGAACGCAATGTAATCGAACTGCCAGTTATCACAGCAATTATCCTTGGGTAGCGGCGCTGAGCTTTCTACTGCCGGTAAAGTTCTTGTGGTGCAGGAGTTTAAACCTATCCTCGTAGAGCAACTAACCATCGAGCCATGGCGCATCCCCGTTGTGGTTATTGCGGGGGTTGGTATTTATCTTGTTTTCCTACTGATGATCCGAATATTCGGTGCACGAGTCCTCTCCCGTATGACAGCCTTTGACGCGGTGGTCCTTACGATGGTTGGGGCTGTGGCAGGTCGCGTTATCATCGGGCATCCGCCGACGCTCGCCGCTGGTGTGATCGGGTTGATAACTCTGATGCTGTTGGAAGCGATGTTCGGAGCTGCGCGCAGCGTTTCTTCTGGTTTACGGCAAACCTTTGACGGGCGTCCTCGCATAGTGTTGGTGCATGGCGAGTGGATCTTTGAGGAATTGCGTAAGACTCACCTGGCTAAGTCGGACGT from Corynebacterium ulcerans carries:
- the fusA gene encoding elongation factor G → MAQEVLKDLNKVRNIGIMAHIDAGKTTTTERILFYTGINRKVGETHDGASTTDWMEQEKERGITITSAAVTCFWNGNQVNIIDTPGHVDFTVEVERSLRVLDGAVAVFDGKEGVEPQSEQVWRQAAKYDVPRICFVNKMDKLGADFYFTVQTIIDRLGAKPLVMQLPIGAEDDFDGVVDLLEMKAITWRGKVETGAEPVIEEIPADLADKAAEYREKLVETVAESDEALMEKYFGGEELTIEELKAGIRKLTVNSEIYPVLCGTAYRNKGVQPLLDAVIDYLPTPLDIGEVHGHKVGDESVDLVRKPSVDEPFSALAFKIAAHPFFGKLTFVRVYSGIVEPGAQVANSTKGKNERIGKLFQMHANKENPVDEARAGNIYAFIGLKDTTTGDTLCDKNDQIILESMDFPDPVIKVSIEPKTKSDQEKLGTAIQKLSEEDPTFTVELDEESGQTVIGGMGELHLDVLVDRMKREFKVEANVGNPQVAYRETIRKTVEKLEYTHKKQTGGSGQFAKVIIGIEPYAPEVETLEEGESAIYKFENAVTGGRIPKEYIPSVDAGIQDAMQYGYLAGFPLVNIKATLIDGAYHEVDSSEMAFKLAGSQALKEAVAKAKPVLLEPLMAVEVITPEEYMGDVIGDINSRRGQVSAMDDRAGAKVVKAKVPLSEMFGYVGDLRSRTQGRANYTMIFDSYAEVPTNVATEIVAERNGTA
- the tuf gene encoding elongation factor Tu encodes the protein MAKAKFERTKPHVNIGTIGHVDHGKTTTTAAITKVLADAYPDLNEAFAFDAIDKAPEEKERGITINISHVEYQTEKRHYAHVDAPGHADYIKNMITGAAQMDGAILVVAATDGPMPQTREHVLLARQVGVPYILVALNKCDMVDDEEIIELVEMEIRELLAEQDYDEEAPIIHISALKALEGDEEWTKSILELMQACDDSIPDPERETDKPFLMPIEDIFTITGRGTVVTGRVERGQLNVNEDVEIIGIKEKSTQTTVTGIEMFRKLLDYTEAGDNCGLLLRGIKREDVERGQVVVKPGAYTPHTEFEGSVYVLSKDEGGRHTPFFDNYRPQFYFRTTDVTGVVKLPEGTEMVMPGDNVDMSVTLIQPVAMDEGLRFAIREGSRTVGAGRVTKIIK
- a CDS encoding DUF421 domain-containing protein: MGSGAELSTAGKVLVVQEFKPILVEQLTIEPWRIPVVVIAGVGIYLVFLLMIRIFGARVLSRMTAFDAVVLTMVGAVAGRVIIGHPPTLAAGVIGLITLMLLEAMFGAARSVSSGLRQTFDGRPRIVLVHGEWIFEELRKTHLAKSDVRFAIRRAGIHRMDMVQCVILEPTGELSIFREGTPVDPELLRGVAGVDRLYP